In the genome of Archangium lipolyticum, the window GCGCAGCAGGCGGCGCCGCCGGAGGGTGCGGAAGAGGCCAAGCATGGAGGGGCTCGGGGAGTTTCAGCGCACCAGCGCCAGCCGGGGCGCCGACACCCCGGGCGAGGGCGCCACGGGCCTCGACTCGGGCCGCTCGAGCAGCTCGCCGAGCTCCTCCACCACCCGGGCGAAGAGCTGATGATCCTGGATGCGCAACACCTGGCGCTCGCCCTCGGAGGTGCGCACCGTCAGCCAGTAGGTGTCCGCGGCCACCACCAGCCACACGATGGAGGCGAAGACGAGCGCCGTGGCCACCAGCAACGCGGCCGTCACCCGGAACGAGCCCGGTTGCAGCAGCAGCATCGGCACCATCAGCGCCGCTCCCGCGCCAATGAGCAGCGGCACCCGGAAGCCGGGGGCCTCGTGGCGCGTGCCGAAGCCACGCAGCTCCTCGAGCCGCCAGGAGCAGCCCCCCACCTCCAGCCGCTCGTTCGTCAGCCGGAGGCCGTCCGCCGCCACCAGGACCCGCTCACCCGAGGGGGTACACGGCTCCGGCGGTAGGGAAGGAACCAACCTCAGCACGGACCTGGGGCGCGGCTTCGCCACCGGCCAGGACTCACGCTCCATCATCGTGCCTCCCGCGTTCACCCTGCATACCCGCGACATCCGATCGCGCGCGGGGTGCTCGGCCCACCACGCTGCGCAGCAGCCCCTTCAACAGCTCCAGCGGCGTGCCCAGCGCGTAACAGCCACTGGCGCCCAGGCTGAGCGCCAGGCGCCGCAACCGCTCGTCCTCGAAGGGCAACATCACGAAGACAGGAGCGGCCCCCGCCTCATTCCCAGCCACCTTCAACACCTTGGACACGCTGTCCTCGCGGTGCACGAGCGCGAGCACCACGTCCGGCCGCACCGCGTCACCGGCGGCACACAGGGCGATGCCCATGTCGCCCAGCACGTCGCTCAACAGCGACCGCAGCGACTCATCCGCGTCTGGCGCGAGGATGACGCAGCACGGCAAGGGGTGGCGCATGGCGGCTCCTCATCCCCATGCACCAGCAAGCCACATGCCCGTGGCACTTCCCTCGGAGAGGGCTCCAACGCACCGCGGCGAACGTGGCACCGTGCAAGACCGCCCTGGCGGATTGCCACATCACGGCGAGGAGGGATGCGCCATGCGACCAGCCTGTCCCCAGGCGATCTGCAGAACGCCCCCCCGAGAGCGCCAACTCCACGACGCGAGTGAACCTGGGGCCTAGCGGATGGTCGCGTCCCGCGACGTGCTCAGGCCGCCACCGGACACCCCCACCGTCGCCGCCCCGGGCTGGGAAGCCCGGATGAAGAAGCTCGCCTCCGCCTGCGGGTTCGACAGGCTCAGGGAGCCGAGGCTCTCGGTGCAACCCGCGTCCTTGTAGAAGGTGACGCCCGAGGCCTCCTGGCCCGAGGCCGCCACGGTGAACGTCTCCGTCTCCGCCAGGGGCACGAGGTTGCCGTCCGCGTCCTGGCTCTGCACGGTGACCTTCCCGGAGCAGGCCCCTGCCGCGAGCTCCTGCGCCCAGGAGAGGAACACGAGCTTCGACGCCGGCTTCGTGGTGTACACGTCGATGGAGTACAGGTGCCGGGACGGATCCGGTTTGTAGCCCTCACCGGAGTAGAGGTTCGAGGTGATGATGTTGCCCGTGCCCGAGTCCGAGATGGCGGCCTGGTAGTACGGGTTGAGCACCGCGCCCCCGTGACTGACGTCGTTCCCAGCCACCCGGATGAGCGTCTTCGTCGTGGGCGGGTCGTAGTTCGAGCCCTCGTACTGGGAGAGGGAGATGCCGACGTCGTTGTCGGTGAGGCTGTTGCCCTCGATGGAGAGGCCGGTGACCAGCGCCTGGCGGTAGGAGCTGCCGCCACTGACCAGGATGCCCGCGCCGGTGGTGTTCCCCGTGTCCCCGACATAGGCATTCCCGGAGATGATGTTCCCCTCCAACCGCCCCCTGGCTCCATTGCTCACCTGGATGCCATTGCGTGCGATGTGCGCCACCGGCCCGCGGCCGTCCACGGTGTTGCGCGCGACGTTCACCTCCACGGCGCCAGTCACCAGGATGCCGAGCTTCTGGTAGCCCGAGACGCGGTTGCGCAGCACGTCCACCTTGAAGGGACCCCGGCTCGCGTCATCGTTGCGCACCTCGATGCCAACGCCCTCCTGACAGCCGCTCGAGTCCAGGCCCCTGTTCACGTCCCGCACCTCGCTGTCGACCACCTCGCCCATGGCCCCCGCGAGCTGGATGCCCCGGAGCCGCTCCGCCGCGTTGGTGGCGCAGGGGTTCGTCAGCCCGCGGGTGGTGACGGTCACGCCCCGGACTCGCGCCGTCCCACCCCGGTTGCGGATGACGGCGCCCGAGAAGCGGCCTCCCGTGGGATTCACCGCCGTGACGGTGTGGCCCTGGCCATCGAACGTGTAGCCGTCTGGCACGAACAGCGGGAAGTCCGTGGAGCAGTCGGCCGCCAGCGCGACCCGCTCGGCCTCCAGCGAGAAGGCGCACGGGGGCTGCGTGCAGATGGGACCCGTCCAGGTGACCGGGAAGGTTCGCGAGGTGCTCTGCCCCCGGGCGTCGGTGACCGTCAACGTCACCGTGGGCGTCACGTCGGCGGGCAGACAGGACAGGGCCGTCCAGACGACCTCGCTGCCATCGGCTCCCTCCACCGGCGTGCCCACGGCGCCCGCATTCGTGGTCCACGAGAAGGACAGCGGCCCACGGCTCCCGCTGGTGAGGGTGACACCCAGACGCAGGATGTCCGCGGGCCCCACCGATGTAGGCGTCTGGGACACCTGCTCAACGGAGGGAGGCGGCCCGCCCAGATCATAGGTGACTGGAAGGTCTCGCTCCTCGCGGCAACCCGCTACCAGCGCGAGTCCCCCGACGAGCAGCCACAGGCGTTTCACATCCGCTCGGCTCATATACAGCGACCCCCATTGCAGGCCCGGAACAAGTCAGCGTGACGATAACGACAGGCCTTCCCACCGCAAGCAAGGCCCCCTTCCTACCAGGGTCGAGTGACCAGCTCTGGACGCCCTGAGAGGATGCGGTTCCATGGACACCTCCTCCCGAGGCCGGTGGTTCACCTTCCCGCGTGTCATCTGGCTCTCGCTGCTGGCCGCGCTGGTGCTCACGCTGCCCACCATCACGGTAGGCCACATCAGCGACGACTACATCCACCTGCTCATCCTCGAAGGTTGGCCCGCGATGGGGACGCCCTCGAACCTGTTCCACTTCGCCGGTGGGGACGTCGAGAAGCTCAGGCGCATGGTGGACGAGGGGCCCTACCCCTGGTGGACGCTCCCCGAGCTCGAGCTCACCTTCTGGCGTCCGCTGTCGAGCGCGCTCGCCAGAGGCGACTACCAGCTCTTCGGCCGCAACCCCGTGGGCGGGCACCTGCACTCGCTGGCCTGGTACCTGGGAATGGTGGCCCTCTTCGGCGTGCTGCTGCGGCGCTTCCTGCCCACCGCGCTCGGGGCGCTCGCGTTGTTCCTCTTCGCCATCGACGGCGCGCACTTCCTGGTGGCGGGGTGGATCGCCAACCGCAACGCGCTGGTGGCCGCCGTGCCCGCGCTCTTCGGCCTGTGGATGCACCTGGAGTGGCGGGAGACGCGCCGGCCCTGGGCCCTGCCCCTGTCCCTGGCCGGGCTCGCCGTGGGACTGACAGGCGGAGAGACCGCGCTCGGGCTCTTCGCGTACGTGCTGGCCTATGAGCTCCTCGGCGCCAGGGGCGGCGTGAAGGAACGGGTGCGCGCCATCGCCCCGGCGGCGCTGCTCGGACTGGCCTACCTCGTGATGTACAAGCTGCGCGGCTTCGGCGCCTACGGCTCGGGCTCCTACGTGGACCCGGTGAGCGAGCCCGGGCGCTTCCTCCTCGCCGCCCTGGTGCGGGTGCCAGTGCTGCTCTCCGGGCTGGTGATGGAGGTGCCCGCGGACCTCTGGCTGGCGGCGGGCCTGCGCCCCGTGCTGGTGGGCGTGGGACTGCTCGGGCTCGGGCTGCTCGCCCTGCTGGTGCGCGCCGCGTGGCCCTCCTTCTCCGAGGATGAGCGCCGTCACTGCCG includes:
- a CDS encoding DUF6232 family protein, with protein sequence MMERESWPVAKPRPRSVLRLVPSLPPEPCTPSGERVLVAADGLRLTNERLEVGGCSWRLEELRGFGTRHEAPGFRVPLLIGAGAALMVPMLLLQPGSFRVTAALLVATALVFASIVWLVVAADTYWLTVRTSEGERQVLRIQDHQLFARVVEELGELLERPESRPVAPSPGVSAPRLALVR
- a CDS encoding DNA-binding response regulator, whose amino-acid sequence is MRHPLPCCVILAPDADESLRSLLSDVLGDMGIALCAAGDAVRPDVVLALVHREDSVSKVLKVAGNEAGAAPVFVMLPFEDERLRRLALSLGASGCYALGTPLELLKGLLRSVVGRAPRARSDVAGMQGERGRHDDGA
- a CDS encoding right-handed parallel beta-helix repeat-containing protein: MKRLWLLVGGLALVAGCREERDLPVTYDLGGPPPSVEQVSQTPTSVGPADILRLGVTLTSGSRGPLSFSWTTNAGAVGTPVEGADGSEVVWTALSCLPADVTPTVTLTVTDARGQSTSRTFPVTWTGPICTQPPCAFSLEAERVALAADCSTDFPLFVPDGYTFDGQGHTVTAVNPTGGRFSGAVIRNRGGTARVRGVTVTTRGLTNPCATNAAERLRGIQLAGAMGEVVDSEVRDVNRGLDSSGCQEGVGIEVRNDDASRGPFKVDVLRNRVSGYQKLGILVTGAVEVNVARNTVDGRGPVAHIARNGIQVSNGARGRLEGNIISGNAYVGDTGNTTGAGILVSGGSSYRQALVTGLSIEGNSLTDNDVGISLSQYEGSNYDPPTTKTLIRVAGNDVSHGGAVLNPYYQAAISDSGTGNIITSNLYSGEGYKPDPSRHLYSIDVYTTKPASKLVFLSWAQELAAGACSGKVTVQSQDADGNLVPLAETETFTVAASGQEASGVTFYKDAGCTESLGSLSLSNPQAEASFFIRASQPGAATVGVSGGGLSTSRDATIR